A genome region from Ottowia testudinis includes the following:
- a CDS encoding aldehyde dehydrogenase family protein — MHHNFINGQWTPGVGTRPNVNPSDTRDVVGEFAQADAAQTAQAIAAARAAFPAWATGSIQARADALEKIAAELLARKDELGNLLAREEGKTLPEAVGEVVRAGMIFRFFAGEVVRQCGEHLPSVRPGITVDVTREPVGVVGIITPWNFPIAIPAWKIAPALAYGNCVVFKPAELVPGSAWALADIIARSGIPPGVFNLVMGPGRAVGQTLLESTDVNAISFTGSISTGQRVLATAGLRGAKVQLEMGGKNPLIVLADADLPQAVEVAVQGSYFSTGQRCTASSRLIVERSVLPAFVDGVKARLASLKVDDARAPGTDIGPVVDADQLAQDELYIALGQQEGCELAFGGQRVERSAPGFYLTPALLVGARADMRVAREEIFGPVACVIQADDYEHALHLANDSPFGLSAGICTTSLKHATHFKRHMQAGMVMVNVATAGVDYHVPFGGRKGSSVGPREQGRYAAEFFTTVKTAYTQS; from the coding sequence CGTCAACCCGTCTGACACGCGCGACGTGGTGGGCGAATTTGCCCAGGCCGACGCGGCGCAAACCGCGCAAGCCATTGCCGCCGCGCGCGCGGCGTTCCCGGCCTGGGCCACCGGCAGCATCCAGGCGCGTGCCGACGCGCTGGAAAAAATCGCCGCCGAGCTGCTGGCCCGCAAAGACGAGTTGGGCAACCTGCTGGCGCGCGAGGAGGGCAAGACCCTGCCCGAGGCCGTGGGCGAGGTGGTGCGCGCGGGCATGATCTTTCGCTTCTTCGCCGGCGAGGTAGTGCGCCAATGCGGCGAGCACCTGCCCTCGGTGCGCCCCGGCATCACGGTGGACGTGACGCGCGAGCCGGTGGGCGTGGTGGGCATCATCACGCCGTGGAATTTTCCCATCGCCATTCCGGCGTGGAAGATCGCCCCGGCGCTGGCCTACGGCAATTGCGTGGTGTTCAAGCCCGCCGAGCTGGTGCCCGGCAGCGCTTGGGCGCTGGCCGACATCATCGCGCGCAGCGGCATTCCGCCCGGGGTGTTCAACCTGGTCATGGGCCCGGGCCGCGCCGTGGGGCAGACGCTGCTTGAATCCACCGACGTGAACGCCATCAGCTTCACCGGTTCCATCAGCACCGGCCAGCGCGTGCTGGCCACCGCCGGCCTGCGCGGCGCCAAGGTGCAGTTGGAGATGGGCGGCAAGAACCCGCTGATCGTTCTGGCCGACGCCGACCTGCCACAGGCGGTGGAAGTGGCGGTGCAAGGCAGCTACTTCTCCACCGGCCAGCGTTGCACGGCGTCGAGCCGCCTGATTGTGGAACGCTCCGTGCTGCCTGCCTTTGTTGATGGCGTCAAGGCGCGGCTGGCCAGCCTGAAGGTGGACGACGCCCGCGCGCCCGGCACCGACATCGGCCCCGTGGTGGATGCTGACCAGCTCGCGCAGGACGAGCTATACATCGCCCTCGGCCAACAAGAGGGTTGCGAGCTGGCCTTTGGCGGCCAGCGCGTGGAACGCTCCGCACCGGGCTTTTACCTCACCCCCGCGCTGCTGGTGGGCGCGCGCGCCGACATGCGCGTGGCGCGCGAGGAAATCTTTGGCCCCGTGGCCTGCGTCATCCAGGCCGACGATTACGAGCACGCGCTGCATCTGGCCAACGACAGCCCGTTTGGCCTGTCGGCGGGCATCTGCACCACCTCGCTCAAGCACGCCACCCACTTCAAGCGCCACATGCAGGCCGGCATGGTGATGGTCAACGTGGCGACCGCTGGCGTCGACTACCACGTGCCCTTCGGTGGCCGCAAGGGCTCCAGCGTGGGGCCGCGCGAGCAGGGGCGTTACGCGGCCGAGTTTTTCACCACCGTCAAGACGGCTTACACGCAGAGTTGA
- a CDS encoding ABC transporter substrate-binding protein has translation MRFWTRALLLGASLLASTAGWAQEKASDIVIGFAVAKTGLMKPYDEPATRAAMLRIEEINAGGGLLNGRKIRAIESDTKSDMRVAAQVADDLLKQGAEMLVVSCDFDFGAPAAKRAQAAGKISFFLCAEDIKAGLPGVGSYSFSASILSAMQGAVMVEWAYKQRNVRSVYVLMDTAIEYTKAICTGFDWVAPKLPSLTIVGRDTLKTGDTSVEAQMAKIAKLPAPPDAIMFCGWAPSAPLVMNGLRKIGNKSIVLGGSAMDGSAWLKDSPGVEKLFFPVQASVHADDPGNGVREFNVKYARKYGAPPANTYVFPGYILIELWAQAVQAAQSVEADKVKYQLETMRNIRTLVGNRSFSPQIHIQNQALLRILEAKDGKMNIVDQWMLSQPLAVQPLLKAAGLPEK, from the coding sequence ATGAGATTTTGGACAAGAGCGCTGCTTCTCGGGGCCAGCCTGCTGGCCAGCACGGCCGGCTGGGCACAGGAGAAAGCCAGCGACATCGTGATCGGCTTCGCGGTCGCCAAAACGGGCCTGATGAAGCCCTATGACGAGCCGGCCACGCGCGCGGCCATGCTGCGGATCGAAGAAATCAACGCTGGCGGCGGGCTGCTGAACGGCCGAAAAATTCGCGCCATCGAAAGCGACACCAAAAGCGACATGCGCGTGGCCGCGCAGGTCGCGGACGACTTGCTCAAGCAAGGCGCTGAGATGCTGGTGGTCAGCTGTGACTTCGACTTTGGCGCGCCCGCCGCCAAGCGTGCGCAAGCCGCGGGCAAGATATCGTTCTTTCTGTGCGCCGAGGACATCAAGGCCGGCTTGCCCGGCGTGGGCTCGTATTCGTTCAGCGCCTCGATTTTGTCCGCGATGCAAGGCGCCGTGATGGTGGAATGGGCCTACAAGCAGCGCAACGTGCGCTCGGTGTATGTGCTGATGGATACCGCCATCGAATACACCAAGGCCATTTGCACGGGTTTTGATTGGGTCGCGCCCAAACTGCCGTCGCTGACCATCGTGGGGCGCGACACCTTGAAGACCGGCGACACCAGCGTCGAGGCCCAGATGGCCAAGATCGCCAAGCTGCCGGCGCCGCCCGATGCCATCATGTTCTGCGGCTGGGCGCCCAGCGCCCCCTTGGTGATGAACGGGCTGCGCAAGATCGGCAACAAATCCATCGTTCTGGGAGGCTCGGCCATGGACGGCTCCGCCTGGCTGAAGGATTCTCCTGGCGTCGAGAAGCTGTTTTTCCCCGTGCAAGCCTCGGTGCATGCCGACGACCCTGGCAATGGGGTGCGCGAGTTCAACGTCAAGTACGCCCGCAAATATGGCGCCCCGCCCGCCAATACCTATGTGTTCCCCGGCTACATACTGATTGAGCTGTGGGCGCAGGCGGTGCAGGCGGCGCAATCGGTGGAGGCCGACAAGGTCAAGTATCAATTGGAGACGATGCGCAACATCCGCACCCTGGTGGGCAACCGCAGCTTTTCGCCGCAAATCCACATCCAGAACCAGGCGCTGCTGCGCATTCTGGAGGCCAAGGACGGCAAGATGAACATCGTCGATCAGTGGATGCTCTCGCAGCCCCTGGCGGTGCAGCCCTTGCTCAAGGCGGCCGGATTGCCAGAAAAGTAA
- a CDS encoding helix-turn-helix domain-containing protein: MHQRFSTQGLAPDSEFGYWRDVIGSTYFNLQLDFLQTERFEAQLDKWEMPTLSLSRLQSSALSYKRLGRHCQQLDRQILVSVPMQSEVEFTQLGRHMRCQPGQFLLEYSDEPYEFSHGRGNLLWVIKLPETALQARVGNASRYCAKEYDASIGAGRLFRDYVQLMVDHCAHQGAAALSLMGTQMIDLLALALNEHADIDQGATTAVRAAHLARVEAHIRDRLFDADLTPSSIAQSCGISLRYLHALFTHSGRSVAEAVRERRLRVAYEQLCSAGPYTSVAQIAYGVGFSDQAQFSRLFRKEFGLSPSDVLRRGIGH; encoded by the coding sequence ATGCATCAGCGTTTCTCCACCCAGGGACTGGCGCCTGACTCCGAGTTTGGCTACTGGCGCGATGTCATTGGCAGCACCTATTTCAATCTGCAACTCGATTTTTTGCAGACCGAGCGCTTCGAGGCCCAGCTGGACAAGTGGGAGATGCCCACCCTGTCGCTGTCTCGCCTGCAGTCGAGCGCGCTCAGCTACAAGCGGCTGGGCCGGCATTGCCAGCAGCTCGATCGCCAGATCCTGGTGTCGGTGCCGATGCAAAGCGAGGTTGAGTTCACGCAGCTGGGCCGGCACATGCGCTGCCAGCCCGGGCAGTTCCTGCTCGAATACAGCGACGAGCCCTATGAGTTTTCCCACGGCCGCGGCAATCTGCTGTGGGTGATCAAGCTGCCTGAGACCGCCTTGCAGGCGCGGGTGGGCAACGCGAGCCGCTACTGCGCCAAGGAATACGACGCCTCCATCGGTGCGGGACGCCTGTTCAGGGACTACGTGCAGCTGATGGTGGACCACTGCGCGCACCAGGGCGCGGCGGCCTTGTCGCTGATGGGCACCCAGATGATCGACCTGCTGGCGCTGGCCCTGAACGAGCACGCTGACATTGACCAGGGCGCGACCACGGCGGTGCGCGCGGCGCATCTGGCCCGGGTTGAGGCGCACATCCGCGACCGCCTGTTCGATGCCGACCTCACCCCCTCCAGCATTGCCCAGTCCTGCGGCATCTCGTTGCGGTATCTGCACGCGCTGTTCACCCACAGCGGACGCAGCGTGGCCGAGGCCGTGCGCGAACGGCGCCTGCGCGTGGCCTATGAGCAGCTGTGCAGCGCCGGGCCGTACACGTCGGTGGCGCAGATCGCCTATGGGGTGGGGTTTTCCGATCAGGCCCAGTTCAGCCGCCTGTTCCGCAAGGAATTCGGCCTCAGCCCCAGCGATGTGCTGAGGCGGGGCATCGGGCACTGA
- a CDS encoding amino acid ABC transporter substrate-binding protein encodes MRSVFYRQVRCVPAVLVLGFAASLQAHAGVLADIQKRGEVVLGYREDGAPISYLAKGDAQPSGFAVDLCRAVIDQMVAQKVLPAGLRIKYVPLTNAERFKAITERRVDAECADTTNNRERREKIGVAFTIPHYFAGVRMMVTKKSGIKRIEDLRQKRVLYTKGTTTHQIVQERNGSLNLNLTAIECTTPAECFRDLNAGKGDAYMMDDIQLYALRATAPTPDDWDIVGKMLSIEPLAIMLPKNDDEWKGQFDVILRKMIYDGTFAAKYKTWFESPLANLKVNFNIPMNYLLKDSLKFPTDKVGD; translated from the coding sequence ATGCGTTCCGTTTTTTATCGCCAAGTCCGCTGTGTGCCGGCCGTACTGGTACTCGGCTTTGCAGCCAGCCTTCAAGCGCATGCGGGCGTGCTGGCTGATATTCAAAAGCGTGGCGAGGTCGTTCTGGGCTATCGCGAAGACGGCGCCCCCATCTCTTACCTTGCCAAGGGCGACGCGCAGCCGTCGGGCTTTGCGGTCGACCTGTGCCGCGCCGTGATCGACCAGATGGTGGCCCAAAAGGTGCTGCCGGCCGGCTTGCGCATCAAGTACGTGCCGCTGACGAACGCCGAGCGCTTCAAGGCCATCACCGAGCGGCGCGTGGACGCCGAATGCGCCGACACCACCAACAACCGCGAGCGGCGCGAGAAAATCGGCGTGGCCTTCACCATTCCGCATTACTTCGCGGGCGTGCGCATGATGGTGACCAAGAAATCGGGCATCAAGCGCATAGAAGACCTGCGCCAAAAGCGCGTGCTCTACACCAAGGGCACCACCACCCACCAGATCGTGCAAGAGCGCAACGGCAGCTTGAACCTGAACCTGACGGCGATCGAATGCACCACGCCGGCCGAATGCTTTCGCGACCTCAACGCAGGCAAGGGCGACGCCTACATGATGGACGACATCCAGCTGTACGCCTTGCGCGCCACGGCGCCAACACCCGACGACTGGGACATCGTGGGCAAGATGCTGTCCATCGAGCCGCTGGCCATCATGCTGCCCAAGAACGATGACGAATGGAAGGGCCAGTTCGACGTCATCCTGCGCAAGATGATTTACGACGGAACGTTCGCCGCCAAGTACAAGACCTGGTTTGAAAGCCCGCTGGCCAACCTGAAGGTGAACTTCAACATCCCCATGAACTATTTGCTCAAGGATTCGCTGAAGTTCCCGACGGACAAGGTGGGCGACTGA
- a CDS encoding DctP family TRAP transporter solute-binding subunit has product MTPRRTLVAWATAALTLGIALPAAAQNYKSEYRMSLVVGTSFPWGKGGEIWAQKVKEKTNGRIHIKLYPGVSLIQGDQTREFSALRQGVIDMAVGSTINWSPQVKQLNLFSLPFLMPDYAAIDALTQGDVGKQIFTTLEKAGVVPLAWGENGYRELSNSKHPVKTPADLKGLKIRVVGSPLFLETFTALGANPTQMSWADAQPALASGAVDGQENPMSIFTAAKLQNVGQKNLTLWGYVADPLIFVVNKQVWESWTPADRELVRQAAAEAAKEQIAIARKGMTEPGQPLLKDVEASGVNVVRLSPAERDAFVKATRPTYDKWKGQIGADLVNQAEKAIAARKK; this is encoded by the coding sequence ATGACACCACGCCGAACCCTGGTGGCCTGGGCCACCGCCGCGCTGACCCTGGGCATCGCGCTGCCCGCCGCCGCCCAGAACTACAAGTCCGAATACCGCATGTCGCTGGTGGTTGGCACGTCCTTCCCTTGGGGCAAGGGCGGCGAGATCTGGGCGCAAAAGGTCAAGGAAAAAACCAACGGCCGCATTCACATCAAGCTGTATCCCGGCGTCTCGCTGATCCAGGGCGATCAAACGCGCGAATTCAGCGCGCTGCGCCAGGGTGTGATCGACATGGCGGTGGGCTCCACCATCAACTGGTCGCCGCAGGTCAAGCAGCTCAACCTGTTCTCGCTGCCGTTTCTGATGCCCGACTACGCCGCCATCGACGCGCTGACGCAAGGCGATGTGGGCAAGCAGATCTTCACCACGCTGGAGAAAGCCGGTGTGGTGCCCCTGGCCTGGGGCGAGAACGGCTACCGTGAACTTTCCAACTCCAAGCACCCGGTCAAGACGCCGGCCGACCTGAAGGGCCTGAAGATCCGCGTGGTCGGTTCGCCGCTGTTCCTGGAAACCTTTACCGCCCTGGGCGCCAATCCGACGCAGATGAGTTGGGCCGACGCACAGCCGGCCCTGGCCAGCGGCGCCGTGGACGGGCAGGAAAACCCCATGAGCATCTTCACCGCCGCCAAGCTGCAAAACGTGGGCCAGAAGAACCTGACCCTGTGGGGCTACGTGGCCGATCCGCTGATCTTCGTGGTCAACAAGCAGGTGTGGGAGTCGTGGACGCCGGCCGACCGCGAACTGGTGCGCCAGGCCGCCGCCGAGGCCGCCAAGGAGCAGATCGCCATCGCGCGCAAGGGCATGACCGAACCGGGCCAGCCGCTGCTCAAGGACGTCGAGGCCAGCGGCGTGAACGTGGTGCGCTTGAGCCCCGCCGAGCGCGACGCCTTCGTGAAGGCCACGCGGCCGACCTATGACAAATGGAAAGGCCAGATTGGCGCCGACCTGGTGAATCAGGCCGAAAAGGCGATCGCGGCACGCAAGAAATAG
- a CDS encoding TRAP transporter large permease, translating to MIATLLFAVFIVTMLLGVPIGASLGLAGTAAIALANAEAPWFGLLAVPQNFYAGLGKYPLLAIPMFVLVGSIFDRSGVAARLVNFATAIVGRGPGMLPLIAIAVAMFMGGISGSGPATAAAVGAVMIAAMQRAGYPGAFSASVVGAAAATDILIPPSVAFIVYSVLVPGASVPALFAAGMIPGILAGLALIVPTVWMARKHHMGQNEASLPRPPFWRSLREAVWGLAAPVLILGGMRMGWFTPTEAAVVAVFYGLFVGVVVHRTMTLRDLAPILKESGELSAVILIVVALAGIFAFSLSTLGVIDPITQAIVNSGLGEYGVLTLIIALLVLAGMFLDGISIFLIFVPLMWPIMQHYQWDVVWFGVLLTLMVAVGQFTPPMAVNLMVACRIAGVGMESTVRWVVPLVLAMGTVLLAIILWPSLALWLPRVLGF from the coding sequence ATGATCGCCACCCTGCTGTTCGCGGTCTTCATCGTCACGATGCTCCTGGGCGTGCCCATCGGCGCGTCGCTGGGCCTGGCCGGCACGGCGGCGATCGCGCTGGCCAATGCCGAGGCGCCATGGTTTGGCCTGCTGGCGGTGCCGCAGAACTTCTACGCCGGCCTGGGCAAATACCCGCTGCTGGCGATTCCGATGTTCGTGCTGGTCGGCTCCATCTTCGACCGCTCGGGCGTGGCGGCGCGGCTGGTCAACTTCGCCACCGCCATCGTCGGGCGCGGGCCGGGCATGCTGCCCTTGATCGCGATCGCCGTGGCCATGTTCATGGGCGGCATCTCCGGTTCGGGGCCCGCCACCGCGGCGGCGGTGGGCGCGGTGATGATCGCCGCCATGCAGCGCGCCGGCTATCCGGGCGCTTTCTCGGCCAGCGTGGTGGGGGCGGCCGCGGCCACCGACATCCTGATTCCGCCGTCGGTCGCCTTCATCGTCTATTCGGTGCTGGTGCCGGGCGCGTCGGTGCCGGCGCTGTTCGCCGCCGGCATGATTCCGGGCATTCTGGCCGGACTGGCGCTGATCGTGCCGACGGTGTGGATGGCACGCAAGCACCACATGGGCCAGAACGAAGCCAGCCTGCCGCGCCCGCCGTTCTGGCGCTCGCTGCGCGAAGCGGTGTGGGGTCTGGCCGCGCCGGTGCTGATTCTGGGCGGCATGCGCATGGGCTGGTTCACGCCGACCGAGGCGGCGGTGGTGGCGGTGTTCTACGGCTTGTTCGTCGGCGTGGTGGTGCACCGCACGATGACGCTGCGTGACTTGGCCCCCATCCTCAAGGAGTCGGGCGAGCTGTCGGCGGTGATCCTGATCGTGGTGGCGCTGGCGGGCATCTTCGCGTTCTCGCTCTCGACGCTGGGCGTGATTGACCCGATCACGCAAGCCATCGTGAACTCAGGCCTGGGCGAATACGGCGTGCTGACGCTGATCATCGCGCTGCTGGTGCTGGCGGGCATGTTTCTGGACGGTATTTCGATCTTTCTGATCTTCGTGCCCCTGATGTGGCCGATCATGCAGCACTACCAATGGGACGTGGTGTGGTTCGGCGTGCTGCTGACGCTGATGGTGGCGGTGGGTCAGTTCACGCCGCCGATGGCGGTGAACCTCATGGTGGCCTGCCGCATCGCCGGCGTCGGCATGGAAAGCACGGTGCGCTGGGTGGTGCCGCTGGTGCTGGCCATGGGCACCGTGCTGCTGGCGATCATCCTCTGGCCATCGCTGGCGCTGTGGCTGCCGCGCGTTCTGGGTTTTTGA
- a CDS encoding TRAP transporter small permease — translation MSSAPDSATAATPPHNQDGAPTRVPLAIEDWLTVTIMALLALITFANVLVRYFTNASFAWTEEVSVFLMIVLAMVAGSAAVARNRHIRIEFFADAGPASRQRALARFGAVMVALLFGLIAVLSARVLWDDVQYGETSPGIGVPQWWYTMWLPILSVAIMGRAIGLLLRGGRAAAESDALPTSPAARIEERAP, via the coding sequence ATGTCCTCAGCCCCCGATTCCGCGACCGCGGCCACGCCGCCCCACAACCAAGACGGCGCCCCCACGCGCGTGCCGCTGGCGATCGAGGACTGGCTCACGGTCACCATCATGGCGCTGCTGGCGCTGATCACGTTTGCCAACGTGCTGGTGCGCTATTTCACCAACGCCTCGTTCGCGTGGACCGAAGAGGTGTCGGTTTTCTTGATGATCGTGCTGGCCATGGTGGCCGGCTCGGCGGCGGTGGCGCGCAATCGGCACATCCGCATCGAATTCTTCGCCGATGCCGGCCCCGCATCGCGCCAGCGCGCGCTGGCCAGGTTTGGCGCCGTCATGGTGGCGCTGCTGTTCGGCCTGATCGCCGTGCTGTCGGCGCGCGTGCTGTGGGACGACGTGCAGTACGGCGAGACCTCGCCCGGCATCGGCGTGCCCCAGTGGTGGTACACGATGTGGCTGCCGATTCTGAGCGTGGCCATCATGGGGCGCGCGATCGGCCTGCTGCTGCGCGGCGGGCGCGCGGCGGCGGAGAGCGATGCGCTGCCCACCTCGCCCGCGGCGCGCATCGAGGAGCGCGCGCCGTGA